The Streptomyces sp. NBC_01276 genome contains the following window.
CCCCGGGTCGGGCGCGTCGATCAGCAGCAGGTCCTCCCCGTACTCGCCGCAGCGCTCCACCCGCGCGGCCGTGGCCCGCAGCAGGGTCCGGCCGGGCGCGCGCAGCGCCTCGTAGTGCGCCGGCGGCTCGTCCCCGTGCAGTTGCACGCCGCGTACGCCGCTCTCCTCGGTGAACCGGCGCACCTCCTCGACGGACTGCCCCCGGAACACCCCGACGGTGAGCACCCCGGCGGGCACCCGCGCGGCCAGCTCGCGCGCCGCGCCCGCCCCGATGGTCCGGGGGCTGCCGGGCGCGAACACGAACCCGACGGCATCGGCCCCGGCCTCCACGGCCACGTCGACGTCGCGGGCCGTCTTGAGCCCGCAGATCTTCACGAAGAGATCGCTCATACCCCCAGTCAACCAAAGCCCCCCGATCGGCGGCGCCCCGTCTCGACACCCGGGCGCGACCCGGCCACGCCCCACTAGGGGGTGTCTGACGCCCAGTGCACGGCCTCGCACGCGGAGGAGAACGGTGACGACCATGACCGAACGGGCCACGCCGATACAGCGGGCGGCACCGCAGACGTTCGAGACGCTCCTGCGCACGGTCGAGGAGATGGACACGCCGGACGGCTTCAAGGCCGAGCTCATCCGCGGGAAGATCATCGTGTCGCCGTGGTCCAGGCTGCGTTACCTACGGGGCATGCGTTCGTTGCGGGAACAGCTCCAGATCCACGCACCCGACCGGCACGTCGCGGAGACCGCGCCCTTCCTCTTCCGCTTCTCGGCAGCGGAGCGCGCCTACGCACCCGGCCTCTTCGTGGCGGACGAATCGGCCTTCGAACCTGGTCGTCACCATGTAGGACTCCGAGATCACCTGCTTCCGGGATCCTTCCCCGCCGGATACCGCTCCCGTAGGACGGTGACCTTCGGCGAGGCCCTGCCCGTACCCCGGCCGTTCGGCTTCGCGATCGACACGAGCGGCTTCCAGGCCACCGGGAAACGCCCGAGGGCGGCACCCCCCGCAGGGAGTGCCGCCCTCGTTCGAGAACAGCCGATCAGCCGGGGGCCGATCAGAAGTCCATGTCACCGCCCGGCATGCCGCCGCCCGCGGGGGCACCGGCCTTCTCGGGCTTGTCGGCGATGACGGCCTCGGTCGTCAGGAACAGCGCGGCGATCGACGCGGCGTTCTGCAGCGCGGAGCGCGTGACCTTCGCCGGGTCGATGATGCCCTCGGCGATCATGTCGACGTACTCGCCGGTGGCGGCGTTCAGACCGTGGCCGACGGCCAGGTTGCGCACCTTCTCCACGACGACGCCACCCTCGAGACCACCGTTGACGGCGATCTGCTTCAGCGGGGCCTCCAGCGCGAGCTTCACGGCGTTGGCGCCGGTCGCCTCGTCACCGGTGAGCTCCAGCTTCTCGAAGACCGAGGAGGCCTGCAGCAGGGCCACGCCACCACCGGCGACGATGCCCTCCTCGACGGCCGCCTTCGCGTTGCGAACGGCGTCCTCGATGCGGTGCTTGCGCTCCTTGAGCTCGACCTCGGTCGCGGCACCGGCCTTGATGACGGCCACGCCGCCGGCCAGCTTCGCGAGGCGCTCCTGGAGCTTCTCGCGGTCGTAGTCCGAGTCGGAGTTGTCGATCTCGGCGCGGATCTGGTTGACGCGGCCCTGGACCTGGTCGCTGTCACCGGCACCGTCGACGATGGTGGTCTCGTCCTTGGTGATGACGACCTTGCGGGCGCGGCCGAGCAGGTCGAGACCGGCGTTCTCCAGCTTGAGTCCGACCTCCTCGGAGATGACCGTGCCGCCCGTGAGGATGGCGATGTCGCCGAGCATGGCCTTGCGGCGGTCACCGAAGCCCGGGGCCTTGACGGCGACGGACTTGAAGGTGCCGCGGATCTTGTTGACGACCAGGGTCGACAGGGCCTCGCCCTCGACGTCCTCGGCGATGATCAGCAGCGGCTTGCCGGACTGCATGACCTTCTCCAGGAGCGGCAGCAGGTCCTTGACCGAGCCGATCTTGGAGTTGACGATCAGGATGTACGGGTCGTCCAGGGACGCCTCCATACGCTCCATGTCGGTCGCGAAGTAGGCCGAGATGTAGCCCTTGTCGAAGCGCATGCCCTCGGTGAGCTCAAGCTCCAGACCGAAGGTCTGCGACTCCTCGACGGTGATGACGCCTTCCTTGCCGACCTTGTCCATGGCCTCGGCGATGAGCTCGCCGATCTGGGTGTCGGCGGCGGAGATGGAGGCCGTGGAAGCGATCTGCTCCTTGGTCTCGACGTCCTTGGCCTGCGCGAGCAGGGCGGCGGAGACGGCCTCGACGGCCTTCTCGATACCGCGCTTGAGGGCCATCGGGTTGGCACCCGCGGCCACGTTGCGCAGACCCTCGCGGACGAGGGCCTGGGCGAGGACGGTGGCGGTGGTCGTACCGTCGCCGGCGACGTCGTCCGTCTTCTTGGCGACTTCCTTGACCAGCTCGGCGCCGATCTTCTCGTACGGGTCCTCGAGCTCGATCTCCTTGGCGATGGAGACACCGTCGTTGGTGATCGTGGGGGCGCCCCACTTCTTCTCAAGGACGACGTTGCGACCCTTGGGGCCAAGGGTGACCTTGACGGCGTCGGCGAGCTGGTTCATGCCACGCTCGAGACCGCGCCGGGCCTCCTCGTTGAACGCAATGATCTTGGCCATCTGAAGTGGTCCTCCCGGACAGGGGTGGATTGCTCCGGACCGCGCCCGCGCCCGCGACGGACGGCCTGCGGAGCCGGCGGTTCCTTCCCGCCGGACCCGTCGGGCCTCACCGACCCGGTCCTCGTCTTAGTAGCACTCTCACCGGGAGAGTGCTAACGCCAATGATTAGCACTCGACCCCCGCGAGTGCAAGCGGCTTCGGGCAATGCCGGGCGGCTTCCGGCCTGGTTCGCGGGGCGACGCACGAGGGGCCCGCATCCCGTGTCCGGGATGTGGGCCCCTCGTGCGTCTGTTGCGTCGGTGGTCGATCGCGCTCGGTCTCAGCCGGCAGCAGCGAGCTTGACCATGTCCGCCTGCGGACCCTTCTGGCCCTGCGAGATCTCGAACTCGACCCGCTGACCCTCTTCAAGGGTGCGGTACCCGTCCATCTGGATGGCGCTGTAGTGGACGAACACATCCGCACCACCGTCGACCGCGATGAAGCCGTAGCCCTTCTCCGCGTTGAACCACTTGACGGTGCCCTGAGCCATGCCTAACTCCCCTATTACTGGCCCTTGCGCGGTACCGCACTTCGCGGTCCCGGGTCAGAACTTGCGCCGGAACGCCTCGACCGGGGCTGAATGTATCCGCACCGCTGCTGTCTGCAACAGGTCAATCCGACGAGAATTCTGGACACGCGGAAACATAGAAATAGAGTGAAAATTTGGCATATGGCCGGGCAACTCGGGCCAGACAATCTTCGCCAAAGCCCCAAAGGGCGCACGCATGTTGACTCAATGTCAACCCTCACGGGGCCGGCTCATATGCGGCGGGCAAGAGCACCGGAGGGGACTTCCCCAACTCTACCGCGCCCAATCAAGCAGAATTGCCCCCTCCGCTTATTAGCGGAGGGGGCAATTCTGCTTTTCGGGGTCTCAGCCGCCCGCGACGGCCGGAATGATCGAGACGCCGGCGCCGTCCGGCGTCGCCGCCTGCAGTCCGCCCTCGAAGCGCACGTCGTCGTCGTTGACGTAGACGTTCACGAAGCGGCGCAGCTTGCCCTGGTCGTCCAGGACGCGCGCGGCGATGCCCGGGTGGTTCTTCTCCAGGGACTCGATGACCTCGGCCAGGGTCGAGCCCTCGGCCGGGACCTCGGCGACGCCGCCGGTGTAGGTGCGCAGGATGGTGGGGATGCGGACGTTGACGCTCATGGCGCTACCGCCTTTCCGGGAGTCGTGGGAAGGGTCAGGCCAGGCCGGCGGCGCGGAACGCGTCCAGGCTCGGGCGGATGGTGGCGGTCTGACCGCTGTCCGCGGCCACCGCCTCCAGGGTCTTGAGGCCGTCACCGGTGTTCAGGATCACGGTGGTCAGCGCCGGGTCGAGCTGCCCGTTCTCGATGAGCTTCTTCGTCACGCCGACGGTCACGCCGCCCGCGGTCTCGGCGAAGATGCCCTCGGTCTGCGCCAGGATCTTGATCGCCTCGACGACCTGGGTGTCGTCGACGTCCTCGACGTAGCCACCGGTGCGGCGGGCGATGTCCAGGACGTACGGGCCGTCCGCCGGGTTGCCGATGGCCAGCGACTTGGCGATGGTGTCCGGCTTCTGCGGGCGGACCACGTCGTGGCCGGCCTTGAAGGCGGTGGAGACCGGGGAGCAGCCCTCGGCCTGGGCGCCGAAGATCTTGTACGGCTTGTCCTCGACCAGGCCGAGCTTGATCAGCTCCTGCAGGCCCTTGTCGATCTTCGTCAGCTGGGAGCCGGACGCGATCGGGATGACGATCTGGTCGGGCAGCCGCCAGCCGAGCTGCTCGCAGATCTCGTACGCCAGGGTCTTGGAGCCCTCGCCGTAGTACGGGCGGAGGTTGACGTTGACGAAGCCCCAGCCCTCGCCCAGCGGGTCGCCGATGAGCTCGGAGCAGAAGCGGTTGACGTCGTCGTAGTTGCCCTCGATGCCGACGAGGTCGCCACCGTAGACACCGGCCATGACGACCTTGCCCTGCTCCAGGTCGTGCGGGATGAACACGCAGGAGCGGAAGCCGGCGCGGGCGGCCGCGGCACCGACGGCGCCGGCCAGGTTGCCGGTGGAGGAGCAGGACAGGGTGGTGAAGCCGAAGGCGCGGGCCGCCTCGACGGCGATGGCCACGACGCGGTCCTTGAAGGAGTGCGTCGGGTTGCCGGAGTCGTCCTTGACGTACAGCTTGCCGGTGACGCCCAGCTCCTTGGCCAGGTTCCGGGCGTCCACGAGCTTGGTGAAGCCGGGGTTCAGGCTGGGCTTGGAGGCCACGTCGGCGGGGACGGGCAGCAGCGGGGCGTAGCGCCAGATGTTGTTCGGGCCGGCCTCGATCGCGGCGCGCAGCGCCTCGGGGTCGCCGAGCGGCAGGTCGTAGGCGACTTCCAGCGGGCCGAAGCACTCGACGCACGCGAAGATCGGGCCGAGCTCGAAGCGGGTGCCGCACTCGCGACAGGAGAGGCCGGTGGCGGGTCCGAGATCGACGGAACCGAGGTCGGTAGAGGTGGCGACAGTCTGTGCAGCCATGACGGCGAGGCCCTTTCTCCTCATCTTCCCCATGGCGCACTTCGCCATGAGACGGAATTGGCACCTTCCCTAGCCGGGGACCTCGCGGGGGTGCGTGTGAAAACGCATCGCGAGAACCGACTGGAGGGTTGCCGGGGCTTCAACGGGCCGTGTCCCTCTGCCCCTCTGGATGAGCGGTATGGCACCGGCACACGCGCTCTGAGGCGCGCCGGTGCGTTTGTGCGCGGGGACCCCGGCATGCCGTGGTCCGTCGCGTTGTTCAAGACTGTAACCGAAGGGCAGGGCGGTTGAGACAGCCGTCCGAACCGCGAGATGGATCGCATATCGGCCGATATCGCCGAGGGCCACCGAGGAACCAGGGAGTGCTGAGGGTGCTGGATGAGGTGGAGCGCTGGCTGGCAGACCGCTCCTGGTCCGCCGCCGACCGACCGCTCGACCAGCTGCTCGACCGGAAACGGGCGGCCGGGACGACGGTCAGCGTGGTGCTGCCCGCGCTCGACGAGGAGGCGACGGTCGGGGAGATCGTGGAGGTGATCCGGCGCGATCTGATCGACGGCCTGCCCACTCCCCTGGTCGACGAGCTGGTGGTGGTCGACTCCGGATCCACCGACCGTACGGCGGAGGTCGCGGCCAAGGCCGGTGCCCGGGTCGTGCACCGGGACGCGATCCTGCCGCGGATCCCCGCGCTGCCCGGCAAGGGCGAGGTGCTGTGGCGTTCGCTGCTCGCCACCACCGGTGACGTGGTCTGCTTCGTCGACGCCGACCTGCGGGACTTCTCGTCGTCTTTCGTCTCCGGGATCGTCGGCCCGCTGCTGACCGATCCGCAGGTGCAGTTCGTCAAGGCCATGTACGACCGCCCGCTCGCGGACGCCCCCGGCCAGGGCGGCCGGGTGACCGAGCTGGTCGCGCGCCCCCTGCTCAACCTGCACTGGCCGCAGCTGGCCGGCTTCGTTCAGCCGCTCGGCGGCGAGTACGCCGTACGGCGCTCCCTGCTGGAGCGCCTCCCCTTCCCCGTCGGCTACGGCGTCGAGCTGGGCCTGCTGGTGGACGCGCTGCACACGGTCGGGCTGGACGCGCTGGCCCAGGTCGACGTCGGGGTCCGGCTGCACCGGCACCAGGACGGGCGGGCGCTGGGCCGGATGGCCGCCGCGATCTACCGGACGGCGCAGGTCCGGCTCTCGCGCGCGCACCTCGTGCGGCCGGAGCTGACCCAGTTCGAGCGGGGGCCGGACGGGTTCGTTCCGCGCACCTTCCCGGTGGACACCGAGGAGCGGCCGCCGATGGCGGAGATCAAGGAGTACGCGGGCCGCCGCGTCGCTTGACGGCCGCCGGAGCGGTGCCGCACACGAGTTTGAGCAGGGGCGGGCCGGGCTAGGTTCGCCCCATGGCTTCTCAGGTACTCGTCGCCGCGAACCGCGGCCCGCTCTCCTACGTCCTCTCCGACGACGGCACGCTCAGCGCCCGGCGCGGCGGGGGCGGGCTCGTCTCCGGCCTGTCGGCGGCCCTCGCGAAGCAGCCGGAGGCCCTCTGGATCTGCGCGGCCCTCTCCGGCGCCGACCGGGAGGCGGTGCGCCGGGGCACCTCCGAGCCGGGGGTGCGGATGCTGGACATCGACCCGGCCGTGTACGACGGCGCGTACAACGGCATCGCCAATTCGGTGCTCTGGTTCACCCACCACCACCTCTACGACGTCCCGCGCGAGCCGGTCTTCGACGCGGCGTTCCGCCGGCACTGGGAGGCGTACGTCGCCTACAACCGGGCCTTCGCCCGGGCGCTGGCCGAGGAGGCCGCCGAGGGCGCGCGCGTCCTGGTGCAGGACTACCACCTGGCCCTGGTCCCGGGGCAGCTGCGCGAGCTGCGCCCCGACCTGCGGATCGCGCACTTCACGCACACCCCGTGGGCGTCTCGCGAGTTCATGGACATGCTCCCGGACGACATCCGCTCCCAGCTGGTGTGGGGCATGCTCGGCGCGGACCAGCTGGGCTTCCACGCCTGGCGCTGGTCGGTGAACTTCATCACGGGGGCCAACGCGGACGACGCGACCGGCATCGCGGAGTCGTCCCTGCCCAGCGGGGTCCCGGAGCGCGGGGTCTGGCACCGCAGGGCGGTCGCCGACGGGCGCTACGGCCCGAAGCGGTTCACCGAAGTCCGGCAGTACCCCCTCGGCGTGGACGCGGACGACCTGCGCGCGCTCGCGCACCGGCCGGTCGTGGACGAGAGGCTGGCCGCGCTGCGGGCGGAGGTCGCGGGCCGCATGACGATCGTCCGCGTGGACCGCACCGAGCTGTCGAAGAACATCCTGCGCGGGCTGCTGGCCTACCGGGAGCTGCTCGTCACGCACCCCGAGTGGCGGGAGCGGGTGGTGCACCTGGCCTCCGCGTACCCGTCCCGGCAGGACCTGGCGGTGTACCGGGCGTACACGGACTCGGTGCGGGAGCTGGCGGCGGAGATCAACGAGGAGTTCGGGACGGCGGACTGGCAGCCGGTGCTGGTGTCGGTCGAGGACGACTTCGCGCGCTCGCTGGCGGCGTACAGGATGGCGGACGTGGCGCTGGTCAACCCGGTGCGGGACGGCATGAACCTGGTCGCGAAGGAAATCCCGGTGGTCTCGGAGGACGGCTGCGCGCTGGTGCTGTCGACCGGGGCGGGGGCGCACGAGGAGCTGAAGGGCGACGCGATCACGGTGAACCCGTACGACGTCACCGCGACGGCCGAGGCCCTGCACGAGGCGCTGTCCATGCCCCGGGCGGAGCGGGCGGAGCGGACGAAGCGGCTGGCCGCGGCGGCCACGGCGCTGCCCCCGGCGGCCTGGTTCGAGGCTCAGCTGGCGGCGCTGGCCGGGGCCTGAGCGGGGGCGGGCGCGGTCGCGGGCCGCGGGCCCGGGAGGCACAGGGCGAGGGCTCCGAGGAGGAATCCGTAGCAGGAGACCAGGCCGTGGCCGTTGGCCTGGGCGAACCACAGGACGAGGCCGAGGACGGGCACCCCGGCGGCGAGCAGCAGCTCCTTGGCGCGGCCGGCGCCCGCAGCGTCCGCACGGCGGGCGCGCAGGGCGCGGAGCAGGAGGGCGGCGGCGAGGGTGGCACCGAGGAAGTAGGTGGCGCCGGAGCTCCCGGCGAAGTTGCGGGGGTCGGTGCTGTGGTGGCCGCCCACGCCGAGCAGGGCGTCGAGGTGCTCCGGCAGGAGGATCCCGGCGAGGAACAGGGCCAGGGTGCGGGGCGCTCCCCAGAACCAGTCGGCCAGCGCGGCGACGGCGGCGAGGGTGGCGATGTTCCAGGCGCCGCCGAGGAGGCCGCCGTTCTGCATGAACACGGCGGTGACCACCCGCCACCACCCGCTCTTCGCGGGGTCGTCGTCGACGGCGTCCATGGCCCCGGACCAGCACAGCTGGGTGAGGACCCCGGCGAGGGCGAGTGCGGTCAGGGCCACCGCCGCCCAGGGGGTACGGCGCCCGCGCAGGGTGTCCCGGCCCAGGAGGTCGAGGCCCCCGTTGAACATCATCACCATCAATGCCGCCGTGGTCGCGTTGAACACGATCGCGCCCATCGCCGCCACCCCCCTCCGGTCGTCGTGGGATGACAGTAGCGCTCCGGACGGGCACTTTCAAACAGTGTTAGAAAATGGGCGTAGGCTGTCCCCGTGAAGCTGACGAAGGAACGCATCATCGACGCGGGCATGGCGGAGTTCGCCGAGTCCGGCTACCACGGCCTGTCCATGCGGCGCGTGGCCCAGCGGCTCGACGCGAAAGCGGGCAGCCTCTACTACCACGTGCCCAGCAAGGGCGTCCTGGTCCGGCTGATGGCGGACCGGGTGGCGCGGCAGGCCTACGATGCCGGCACCGCCGCACTGGCCGCGCTGGATCCCGGCGCGGGCTGGCAGGAACGGGTGGAGGCCCAGGCCCTCACCTTGCGCGACGGCATCCGGCGCCACGCCGGGGGCGCGGTGATGTTCGCCGACAGCCCGAAGGTGCTCAGCACCGGGGCGCTGTCGGTGATGGAGCGGCTGCTGGAGACCCTGCGCGCGGCCGGCGTGCCGGAGGCGGACTGCGCCGTCGGGGCCGACGCGCTGCTCAGCCACCTCACGGGCTTCGTGCTCCAGGAGCAGAGCGAGTCCCCGGAGGCGCCCGTCGGGCCCGAGGACGTCGCCGCGCTGCTGGAACGCTTCCCGCTGACGGTGGCCGCCGCCTCGGCCCACGGGGAGGACGAGAAGTTCCTGCTCAGCGTGCGCCTGATCTGCGCCGGCCTCGCGACGCTGATCCCCTGATCCGCCGGTCCCTTGGTCCCCTGATCCCCCCGATCCCCTGGTCCCGTACTGCCCGCACGGGCGGCTCCCGGGCCCGGCGGGTCAGGGGGTGGGGAGGGCCCCGGCGAGGGTCGCGAGGAAGGCCGTCACGGCGGCCGGGCCCGGGAGGACGAGGTCGGCGCGTGCGGCGAGTTCCGGGACCTCCGCGGAGCCGCTGCACACCAGCAGCCCCGGCAGCCCGTCGGCCCGGCGCTTCTCGACCGCCGAGAACGCCGCGAGGTCCCCGAGGTCGTCCCCCGCGTAGAGCACGGCCCCGGCCTGCCGCTCCTCCAGGAACTCCGTCAGGGCGACGCCCTTGTCCATGCCCGGCGGACGCAGCTCCAGCACGGCCCGGCCGGGCTCGACCATCAGCCCGTGGCGGGCGGCGAGCTCCGCGAGGGGCTCCCGCAGGGCGGCGAACGCCGCCTCCGGGTCCTCGGCCCGCCGGGTGTGCACGGCCAGCGCGCGGCCCTTCTCCTCGATCCAGGTCCCGCGCCACGCGCCGATGGCGTCGAGGAAGCCCGGCAGCTCGGCCCGTACGGCGGCCACTCCGGGGTGTTCGGCGGGGGCGTGCACGATGCCGGTGACGGCGTCCCAGCGCTCGGCCCCGTAGTGGCCCAGGACGACGAGGTGTTCCAGACCGGGTACTCCGGCGAAGCCGCCGTAGCGGACGGCGACCCCGGCCGGGCGGCCGGTGACCACGGCGACGGCCTCGACCCGCGGGGCGAGCGCGGCGAGCGCCGGTACGGCGTCCGGGTGCGCGCGGGCCTGGTCCGGGTCGGGGACGATCTCGGCGAGGGTGCCGTCGAAGTCGAGGGCGACGACGGCGTTGCGCGGTGTGCGGAGGAGGGCTTCGAGTCCCTCGCGTCCGGCTGCGGTGGCGGGCACGGGCATCGGCAGGTCGTGCGGATGGCTCCCCATGCAGACGACCCTACCGGCGACGCCCGGACGCGCCCACCCCTTCGCGGACAGTCGCCTACCGCCGGGCCCGCTGGGCCTCGCGGATCCGCCGGAGCCGGTTGACGGTGCCCGGTGCGTGTTCGAGCGCCCGTGGATCGTCCATCAAGGCGTTGAGCAGCTGGTAGTAGCGGACGGGGGTCAGTCCGAGCCCCTCCCGTATCGCCCGCTCCTTGGCGCCGGGCCCGGGCCAGGTGCGGCCTTCGTACGCGAGCACGGCGGCCTCCGTGGCCGTCAGCCGCCCGTCGTCCGTCATACGGCCAGATTAACGCCGCCCGCCGACAGCGCCCCCGCGCGGCCCCGCGCGGGGGCACCGGTGGCGGGCGGCGCCGGCTCAGTGGTCGCCGTCCGCCTTGCGCGCGCTCGTCGCGATGTCCTCCAGGACCTTCTCGGGCTGTCCGCCCGGCTGGACGACCTGTCCGATCTTCTGCTTGATGTCCTCGCTGACCCCGGCCCAGGACTTCTTGCCGACCGGGTAGAGGCGGGACGTCGGCAGGGCGGTCAGGAAGGTCTTCAGCTGGGCCGCCGAGCCGCCCGTGCTCGCGTCCATGGCCCGGTAGCCGCTGGTGGTGACGGGCAGCAGGTCGTACATGGACGTGAAGGCGGTCACGTTCTTCGCCGAGTACAGGTGGTCCAGGAACTTCCCCGCCTCCTTCTTGTGGCCGTTCCTGAAGGCCATCACCCAGTCCGCGACGCCCATCGCGGAGTGGTCGGCGCCGTCGGTGGTCGGCATCGGCACCATGCCGAACTTCACGCCCTTGCCCGCGGCCTGCTTGAGCAGGGTGGGGTGGCCGTTGAGCATGCCCACCTCGCCGCGGGTGAAGGCGTCGAAGGCGGCCTGGCGGTCCAGCTTGCCCGGCTCGACCGGGCCGGTCAGGCCCTGCCCGACCATCTTGTCGCGCAGGAACTCGAAGGACTTCACGTTCTCCGGGGAGTCGATCGCGTACGCCTCCTCGTTGTCGGTGTAGCCGCCGCCGCCCGCGAGCATCCACATCATCGACTCGGCCTGCGCCTCCTCGCGGCCCAGCGGCAGCGCGAAGGGGGTGGGCACGCCCGCGCCCTTGAGCTTCTTGGCGGCCGCCTCCAGGTCCGCCCAGCTCTTGGGCTGCCAGGGGGTCGAGCCGTCCTTGGGTATCACTCCGGCGTCGCCGAGCAGCTTGGTGTTGTAGAAGAGCAGCCGGGTGCTGGCCACGAAGGGCATTCCGTACTGGACCCGCTTGACCTTGCCCGCGTCGGCGAGCGGTGCGAGGAAGTCGGCCTCGGTGTTGACGGAGAGCAGCTCGTCGGCGGTGTAGAGCTTGCCCGCCTCGGCGTAGTCGGCGTAGGCGCCGATCTGCGCGATGTCGGGGGCCTTGCCCGCCTTGACCATCGCGGCGACCTTGGCGTCGACCTCCGACCAGGAGTAGACGCTGACCTCGACGTGCACGCCGGGGTTGTCCTTCTCGAAGGAGGAGGCGAGGCCCTTCCAGTAGGTCGCGGAGGAGTTCTGCGGATTGTCGCCGTAATCGGCCGCCACGACCCGCAGGGTCACCTCGTTGTCCCCGCTGAGACCCGACACGGTTCCACAGCCCGTCAGCGTCG
Protein-coding sequences here:
- a CDS encoding extracellular solute-binding protein; the encoded protein is MKGRYLSLAATGAALCLTATLTGCGTVSGLSGDNEVTLRVVAADYGDNPQNSSATYWKGLASSFEKDNPGVHVEVSVYSWSEVDAKVAAMVKAGKAPDIAQIGAYADYAEAGKLYTADELLSVNTEADFLAPLADAGKVKRVQYGMPFVASTRLLFYNTKLLGDAGVIPKDGSTPWQPKSWADLEAAAKKLKGAGVPTPFALPLGREEAQAESMMWMLAGGGGYTDNEEAYAIDSPENVKSFEFLRDKMVGQGLTGPVEPGKLDRQAAFDAFTRGEVGMLNGHPTLLKQAAGKGVKFGMVPMPTTDGADHSAMGVADWVMAFRNGHKKEAGKFLDHLYSAKNVTAFTSMYDLLPVTTSGYRAMDASTGGSAAQLKTFLTALPTSRLYPVGKKSWAGVSEDIKQKIGQVVQPGGQPEKVLEDIATSARKADGDH